Proteins from a genomic interval of Chroococcidiopsis thermalis PCC 7203:
- a CDS encoding hemerythrin: MVATLDDTKRRAIAMELADLKALQELLISNEEKLIPSVSSDKEISDRLNDFLRDDRQNLTVINEVIAKFGGGSVGHRDTTGQYVEQVNRLMDGNELSLYQKVSAHERIKHQAVMTGLIIHKASQVTGEDVKDAIAPLNQVNFENRAHQEQMKGILEVLGTRELTGKDPDQSVWARTQDAVAALRGVFDGLTK; the protein is encoded by the coding sequence ATGGTCGCAACTTTAGACGATACCAAGCGTAGAGCGATCGCAATGGAACTAGCAGATTTAAAAGCCCTACAAGAGTTGCTAATTAGCAATGAAGAGAAATTGATTCCATCTGTCAGTAGCGATAAAGAAATTAGCGATCGCCTCAACGATTTTCTCAGAGACGACAGGCAAAATTTGACTGTCATTAACGAAGTTATTGCTAAGTTTGGTGGTGGTTCTGTCGGGCATAGAGATACAACGGGGCAATATGTAGAGCAAGTCAACCGTTTAATGGATGGTAACGAACTTTCGTTATATCAAAAAGTCTCAGCTCACGAGCGGATCAAACACCAAGCTGTTATGACTGGCTTAATTATTCACAAAGCATCCCAGGTGACAGGGGAAGATGTCAAGGATGCGATCGCGCCTCTTAACCAAGTCAACTTTGAAAACCGCGCCCACCAAGAGCAAATGAAAGGAATTCTAGAGGTTTTGGGAACCCGCGAACTAACGGGTAAAGATCCAGATCAAAGCGTTTGGGCAAGAACTCAAGATGCTGTCGCTGCTTTGCGGGGCGTATTTGATGGGTTGACGAAGTAG
- a CDS encoding lipid-A-disaccharide synthase-related protein produces the protein MDYRSHSCFSSDFILAPHSRLLCLSNGHGEDIISVRIVQELQQLCPNLDIAALPIVGEGKAYARLGIPLIGSVKIMPSGGFIYMDGRQLLGDLQGGLLQLTWHQLRAIRQWMKEAGEKRAEGAEEAEEAEEANQNSKLIPNSEFRIPNSLVLAVGDIVPLLFAWWSGANYAFVGTAKSEYYVRDENGVLPGRSPFARLEHWSGSIYHPWERYFMSHRRCRAVFPRDSLTAKILQQHNVPAFDLGNPMMDRLEPSQFVEETSQALKILLLPGSRPPEVYRNWELILQAVKDLIVTFGDRPLVFLAAIAPNLDLEPFCQSLVNTRFTKAPRSSGGWGDLPESLTFQQKNASVILTQHAYNDCLHQAQIAIAMAGTATEQFIGLGKPAIIMPGQGPQFTYAFAEAQSRHFGESITFVQNPHQVGVAIATLLSNPEKLQSIAENGIRRMGKPGAARRIAECLIEKYSKCL, from the coding sequence ATGGACTATAGATCTCATTCCTGCTTCAGTTCTGACTTTATACTCGCCCCTCATTCGCGGTTACTCTGTCTAAGTAACGGTCATGGCGAAGATATCATTTCAGTTCGGATCGTCCAAGAACTCCAGCAGCTTTGTCCAAACCTCGATATTGCTGCTTTACCAATTGTCGGTGAAGGTAAAGCTTACGCTCGTCTGGGTATTCCCCTAATTGGTAGCGTAAAAATCATGCCTTCTGGTGGCTTCATTTACATGGATGGACGGCAACTGCTAGGAGATCTTCAAGGTGGCTTGTTACAACTGACTTGGCATCAGTTGAGGGCGATACGTCAATGGATGAAGGAAGCAGGGGAGAAGAGAGCTGAGGGAGCTGAGGAAGCTGAGGAAGCTGAGGAAGCAAATCAAAATTCAAAATTAATTCCGAATTCCGAATTCCGAATTCCGAATTCTTTAGTATTAGCCGTAGGCGATATCGTACCCTTACTCTTTGCCTGGTGGAGTGGAGCGAATTATGCTTTTGTGGGGACAGCTAAATCTGAATATTACGTGCGGGATGAAAATGGTGTTTTGCCTGGGCGATCGCCTTTTGCCCGTTTAGAACATTGGTCGGGTTCGATTTATCATCCTTGGGAGCGCTATTTTATGAGCCATCGCCGCTGTCGAGCGGTATTTCCTAGAGACTCCCTGACTGCTAAAATTTTGCAACAGCATAACGTTCCTGCCTTCGATCTGGGAAATCCCATGATGGATCGCCTCGAACCATCCCAATTTGTAGAGGAGACAAGCCAAGCGCTAAAAATTCTGCTGCTACCTGGTTCTCGTCCTCCCGAAGTTTACCGAAATTGGGAACTGATATTGCAAGCAGTCAAAGATTTAATCGTGACTTTCGGCGATCGCCCATTGGTATTTTTAGCTGCGATCGCCCCTAATCTCGATTTAGAGCCTTTTTGTCAATCTCTTGTAAATACTAGATTTACCAAAGCCCCCCGATCTTCGGGGGGTTGGGGGGATCTTCCCGAGTCATTGACATTTCAACAAAAAAATGCGTCTGTTATCTTAACTCAACACGCCTACAACGACTGCTTGCATCAAGCCCAAATTGCGATCGCAATGGCAGGAACGGCGACAGAACAATTCATTGGGCTAGGCAAACCTGCCATTATCATGCCTGGTCAAGGTCCGCAATTTACCTATGCTTTTGCTGAGGCACAAAGCCGTCATTTTGGGGAATCGATTACTTTCGTCCAAAACCCTCACCAAGTTGGTGTTGCGATCGCAACTTTACTCTCTAACCCCGAAAAGCTACAATCTATCGCTGAGAACGGCATACGTCGCATGGGTAAACCGGGTGCAGCCCGCCGCATTGCCGAATGCTTAATTGAGAAATATAGCAAATGTCTGTAG